GCTCCATTGGTACCTCTGATTGGATACAGGGCTGTGCTTGGATTATCCGGCTATGTGATTAACAAcatcgcctttgtttttgctgcattttatttatataggTGAGGTTTAGCTGCAGCGGCTTCATCtttgttttaattgtttatGCTTCATCTATGTAATCAATCAGCTGAATTTAGTTATCAAATTATACAAAGTCTGGATTTTTAGCTTGGTTTGGACAGTCTACTACTGATTCAATACTGTGTAAACTGCTTACATTGCTATTATTGAGCTAGTTCAGATCCTGATGTACATATCCCTCGAACGTGATTATTTTCCTCTTCTGTTAACTTTTTAAAATCATATATTATGCAGGCTTTCTGTTATTGTTATGAAAGATGAGAAGGTTGCACTGAGAGCAGCAATTTTGTTTTGCTTTAATCCAGCTTCAGTCTTCTACTCATCAGTGTACCCTCTGGATCCTTTTTCTCATATAAAAGAATAGCGTGGATTTGAGTGATAACGCTCTTCATTTCCTGCAGGTACTCTGAGAGTCTTTTTGCTGTATTGTCAATCGGAGGGTTGTATCATTTCATGAATGGGAATTATAATTATGCTACTCTTTGGCTTGCACTGTCAGGCTGTGCACGGTCAAATGGAGTGCTTAACGCAGGCTACATTTGTTACCATGCAATGAAACAACTAAAAGAAGCTTACTTTTCCAGAAAGCGCTCTTATGTGAGTACTCATCTGCATTGTGTCCCAAtatgaacataaaaaaatgGAATCTCCTTGAATTAGAAATAGCTACATGTTTACTTCCACCAATAGCAGGACTTGTGTTGATATCTGAAAAGGTGTGTGAGTtcatttttattgaaattgttgAGGATTTTTATCACATCACATCTACTAAGTATATATTTCCCGTACCATTGGCAAGTTTTTCAATTTGCATGTTTATGTTCTCAATAATTGTTGACTTTGGAATCATGTCTGTtgtgttttatttatgtatAATATCTATGTGTACCAGCTGCTAATAGTGACGATTCTTCTTGCTGGAGCATTACGATCTATATTTATCTTTGGTCCCTTCATTTCCTTTCAAGCATATGGATACTTAAATATGTGCATGGGTCGTTCCGTTGCTGAACTGAGGCCTTGGTGCAAGGCACGACTTCCTTTGCTCTACAATTACATTCAAAGCCACTATTGGTATGTTACACATATTATCCCTTCTACCACTTCGCTTTTTCTGCTTGAAACTGGTATTGCTGCTGTATTATCTGTAGAGCGAAGTAGGGATGCTTCCTCTTTGGTGTTAATACAAAGAGTCCGGCTTCATGATAGTGAGAACTATGTTACAGACACTAACTAGACGGTTATGATATCCCTCTTTCTTGTTTCCGCAACATTCTGAAATACTAAGATCTGTGTGGAAGAGTTATCAAAACTTGTCCCTCATATCAATGGTCTGACTGTGCTTAGCCACCCAGACTAGGTTCATATATAGTTTACTGAAGTCAGGATTTATTAGCTAGTGATTTATATGGGAGATCGGGTTGGTGTCTAGTTGAGTTCACTTTGTGTCAGTATGTGATCCTCTATATATAACTAGAAGATATTTTTGTTTCAGTCTCTTACGCTGTTTTTTGGTTTTATGCCAGGGGAGTGGGCTTCTTAAGATATTTTCAAGTTAAACAGTTGCCAAATTTTCTTCTTGCATCACCTATATTGTCTCTGGCACTTTGCTCTATTGTCTACTATGTGAAGCTTTGGCCTGAGGTTTTCCTTTCTCTTGGTCTCCGAGTTTCTCAAAAAGAAAGCAAAATGGTTGGTTCCTCATTATCTACCGGACCAGAGGGACAAGCTAGCACTGCTGGGATTTTAGAGTACAGTGCTACTAACTTATCGCAAGGTGTGCATTTTACTATAAGCTATAATTTGTTTTCTTTACTACATTATGTGAATATGACGTTAAGATTAACAGAACATGAGAATTTAGAAAACAAGGCCACATATCACTTGCTGAGGCCTAATGACTTTAGTAATCTAGTATCACTCTGTCTTTTACATCTGTATCATCCTCGGATGATCTAGGGTCTTTATGGATAATTTAGGTTGAAAAAGTGAGCCAGTTCCATGCGGATGTGGTGCACTTGTTTTACTAGAATGTCTGtgattttatttctaaaaaGAGAGTTTTGCATTTATTGCATAACACAGATAGCGGGGATCTTAAACTGAGAAAAAAAACAGTCAGAAGAGAAAAAATGGTTATAGAGCCATCAAAAGACAAAGCACCAGAGCGCCTGCAATGTGATCCTGTCGTTATTCTTCCTTTTGCTCTACACTTAAGCTTCATGGTTGCCACAGCGTTTTTCGTCATGCATGTTCAGGTCAGCTCCAAGCTTGTTTTAGCCTCTCTTTTTATCATTTATGTCTCTTTCTTGAAATATAACATTCAATTATTTCTTGAAGTAGCTGATGTAACCATGTTTTCAAAGATTAAGTCCTAGTACAATGTTCTGGGCTTATCATCCTTAGGGCTCATCATGAATTAGTATGTCTAAACCGTGATGAGATGTTAACACGAATGGATTCTCTTCCTTCTTGACATGCAGATGGTCGCTTTCTCTGCATATCTGGCTCATGTGTTCTTGTTTCGTATGACAGGTTTCGACTCGTTTCTTATCTGCCAGCCCCCTTATTTACTGGTTCGCATCCCACATAATTGGATCTGGAAAGAGATGGGGTCATTTTATATGGGCTTATTCTGCTGCTTACATTTTTATTGGCACTTTGCTTTTCTCAAACTTCTATCCTTTCACCTGAAGAAGGAGACTCTTGGACAGAACAACAAAGCTTCAAGTTtacatttttatcattttattggcACTTTACTTTCACCATATTCGTGTAAATTATTCAAACTTTTTTAGATATAGTTTTGTGTTTTTAATGCAATTTACAAATGTTGGGTAGTCTTCTTTCATAGATATATAGAAAGATGAAGAAATGAATGTTAAAAATCCTTCGCTtgtaatatagtactactactttgaATGAAACAGAGAGtacaatttttaattgaatatatttcATTCATTATTGTTTTCATTAAATTACATTTCCCAAAGAATATACCAAAGAAATACAAAGCATAGCTCCTACCCAAATACAAGACTCCATAATCACTCTTCAAAAACTCATGTACAAATACAAGAAAGATGTGAAGCAAACCTTCAAACTGTTACACAAACTTCACTTGCATCCTGGAGCATTGAAGTTGGGATACACAACAAACGCCACCGAAAGCGGAGCAACTCTAAGAGGGGCGTTCGTGCCGACGAGGACAGGGACGAGGTCTGGCACGCCTCCCGTTGTCTCAGTCAGATGCAGCGGCTGTCCATTCAACAGCATCGTTGTGCTCCGAAGATCACCATTCTCGGGAGTCAACAGGTACTCCTCTCTCGACAGTTTCTCATCCGAGGCTCTCTTGCCGATCCATGAGACCGACTTCTTAATCCCACGCACGACGGACGTTGTCTTGGTGACTTGCACTAGTGCACTGTCACTCGATCCCACTGCAATGTCGAACGCGGTCTGGTTGCTCAGATTGATCAGAAGAACGACCACACCAGCCTGAGACGGGGCCTTGTTTAGAGACAAACTCGATTCATAATGATAGAATGTCGGAATGGTAAAAGAGCGCTTACTCTTTCTTTTGCACAGTGAGCATAAACGCGCAAAAATGGCGACTCGCGGCTGTGAACGGAGAGTACTCCGTCTCCCATGAGGCGATCCCAGAGAAGTGCACTGTGTTGCCACGGGATATTAGCATAAGATGAAGAAACAGAAACAGCAATTTGCAATGACGATGCTGAGCCTCACCTATAATAATCGGGGGATGGGATGAACGTAGTTTTGTTGAGGAGGCCATAGAAGCCGCCTATCAAAGTCTGCCGGCAATAAACTCTGGTGTTATACTTAGCTGCTATGCGGCACGGATACGGATACGCGTATCAGTATCCGAAGGATACGGATACGCGGATACGGCTCTTTCCCAAACAACCCGATACGCGGAtacgttttaactatttttttaataaataataatagtgcataataaattacaaaatagatattctaatgttattatacaaataaaaataataaaattacaaaatattaaaagctaaagtcaatttcttttatggtcGATTACACCACATCGATTTTTTGGTTATACTTATCCATATTACCAATAATAttgatcaaaatatttatttatagttacaaaattagacaaagttaatggagtaataaattggccCAAAAAATGAGCCCCAAATATACTCCTTTTCCATCGTGACTACTTCTTGCCCAATTCATTCTCCCATTTCCAATTTTCTTCAATCCCTAGTTGAGGCAATAGCGGCGCctcccctttcttcttcttcttcttcatatccgATTAACTGTCGATTTTGTTCCCAAATCGGATTGAAGTTCGTAAATTGAAAGTTGCGAAGTTCTTCGACAGAGATGGACGTTGATTTCGAAGAGGAGAACCTCAGATCTTTGCAGATAGAGGAGGATGAaggcccaatacggcccagctcgcggatacgccgaaggatacgtatcgaatctgaggtttcccggcccaatacggcccagctcgcggatacgcccaggatacgtatcgacggtgtatccgtcgcgtatcggtatcggatacgtatccgatacgcGATACGGCAACAGGGTGGCGTATCGGTGTTATATAGCTTAGCTGCCATTCCAAGTTGATCCAGATACCTGCATACATGATTTCAAGCTCTTGTAAGAACCAGCAAATTCCTCTCGATTTCCCAGCGAAGATTTAGTCGATTCTGAGGTTACCAGAAGGTGTTGATGAACGCATTAGATATTCCCTTAGCACCATTGTTGAAGGCCCCTCCTGATTCACCAACCCAAGCTGCAGCCCAAGGACCATTTGCTTGAATCGTGGCACTAAGACTGCCAAATGTTAATGATGCCCTGTCCAGGTGGCTCGGGTTTAGAATCTTTTTCATTATGTTCGGGTCGTTTCCTGCAACGATGTGCCAGAGGTTAGGTTAGTCTCACTTCTCACCACGTTTTGGTACCATCACGAAACGAAGCATCAAACATATTTTGAGGCTAAAAACTCATGTGCATCCGCCTCAATTAGGATTTACCAATCCAATTAGAGTTTATTAATCCCCTATAGGGTTTATCAAGTCCTAATCGGGTATGTACCTTTAAAACTAATATTGATATTCAAAACACAGTAATAAATTCGAATGTAATTTAAGTAGAACCAACCTGCACCCAAAGTGTACATGTGATGCGACAGAACATTGACTGTGTTAGGACCCGAGACTTGAAGCAGCGTATCGAACCAAGACTTATCATAGAACCCTCCTGGCGCCAAGATAGTCGGTTTGGGCATAGCATTACTTGCATACAGTTCATCGACCATAGTATTGAGGCGGACCAAATCTTTTCCATACTGTTGCGCACTAACACTAGCACCAACCCCCTTGCCGCTCAACTCATTACCTAACAAAAGTAACGACAGAATGAACTTATCGGTCGCGTTGAGATCACAATCAGAGGAGATCTTTCATCGACTACAAAAGAGGTTGTTCAAGATTTTGTACCGAATTCCCAAGAGTCGACATTGTATCCCTTCGAAATAGTGTATCTGATGAAATCATGAGCATTGCTAGGATCCCAATCTCCTCCACAAACTCCTTTCCGCAATTGGTACCTCCCGTAAAGAGCATTAAGGCCAAAAGTGAGAACAACTCTGCAACGACAAAGTGAAATAAAGACCACTGAAAATCTCAGATTGAAACACAGCTACCAATCATCATACATATACGACAGTAATGGCACGGATTAAAGCACTTGGAAAACAGTCGATGAACTAAAAACATCAGTAAATGGCAGTTGGGGAACAAGTGAACATCTTACATATTACCATCATCACGGTGTTAAGGGAATAATCTTTGATAGCTATGCATAGACACACATGTTCATAAAGGCGCAGAAATATCGAGATTCAACCAACAAAGCAAATGCATCTTACGATTCTTACCCTGTCTTCTTGAAGAATTGATTTAGCTCATCCCACCTCCGCATAGGTAAGCAACCCTTTGAAAATCCAAATAATCCACCCTTTTGCTTCGTAAATGGTtgacaagaagatgacaaattTCCCACCTCATAAACTACTTGATCTTGCAAAGAACCGCCAACTCTAATTCTCAAATTCTTGAAAGCTGTTGTGCAATAAGACAGGATGAGACACTCGTATTAGGTATGGTGCAATCAGGATATCAGAAACGGTCAAGTTACAGAAAAGGAAAATACGAACCTTGAATAGCATTGATTAGAGAGGGATGAGATAGATTCTACAAAAGAAACAAGTACTAATCACTGACTGAAACAGAAAAGTTCACAGCTAGGCAACAAAATGCGCTGTCTCTTATGAGTAAAGCCAACACCATTGAGAAACCACTTACGAGATTTAACACAGAAGACGAGCCCCACGGGCATCTATTGTATTCACACTTATCTTTTGGCCACCAGTCTATGGTGGCACAAATATAATTAGCATCCGTGTTGGCAATGGTTGAGCTAGTGTCGATGCTAATTCTGGCATCTATCGATTCCTGCGCCAAAATTGCAGAGCAAAAGGCCAGAAAGACCAAGAACAGGGCCTGAAATCCCATTGGCAGATCAACCAGTAGAACTTCAAGGCCACCCAGCCAGATCAACTAGACTACAAAGAGTGATCAAACAAGAGAAATACATAAAATCAAGCAGAGATTGTATCAAACTCATCACAGCATGTCTAAGAAGCATAACCAAAACATTTAATTACTTTCTCAAATCATGAAATAATGAACAACATAGTTCTTCCAACAGAAAATCCCTGAATTAACACTCtctccccctttctctcctctctcaaacacacacacacaaaaaaatattaaaatgataGTAACACAAACAGTACATGCAGAATAGATAGACGCAATTTCTTTGCTTCTTTGGTGCATTACCAGTCGTACAAGCTAAGTTATATACCAATTTCAAGAAACAAGAAAATACACAGCTGAAGAAAATTGACATGTAAGAACTATCTTGCAATTGTATAAAGCTTGAAACAACAGACAGATCGGAAGCAATTAATTTATTGAACAAAGAATACAAAATTTACCGTAGAAAATATTCATATTCCGTGAAGAAGCAAATGGACACGGAATATTGCTGAAAAAATGAATCTTTACTAATGTTTCTTGAAAAATCTTTTCCGGGAATTAGATACTGACCCAACTCATTAACGACCGATAAATCATTGGTTGGCCATGATTTCTTGGAATTTTAATGGGATTTGAGATAGTCAATTGGagggggttttttttttttttttcctataatagaacttagattccgtgtttatactgaacttttttttgttccgagtttgggagagacgcatgaccctcatgcgtctcctattaatgaaacgcatgacggagatgtGTCTTTTagtatagagacgcatgagggacatgtgtcgttaaatttttatttatttttctttttttttaaaagacgcttaagcgtcatgcgtcatgcgtcacaggcaaagacgcataagcgtcatgcatctttcattttttattttaaattttattttattttactattaaaaataaaaaaaataaaaaaaatgaaagacgcatgacgtttatgcgtctttgcctgtgacgcatgacgcttatgcgtctttcaaaaaaaataaaatttaacgacgcatgtccctcatgcgtctctataaaagacgcattTCCGTCATGCGTTttattaaaaggagacgcatgagggtcatgcgtctctcccaaaggcggaataaaaaaaagtccagtacactcGAGGAATGTTATATGTGgtctagaataaaaaaaagaaaaaaccctcAATTGGAGAGAAGCGTGAGCGGAAGAAAAATGGGAATAAAAATTCAAGATTTTGTCGGCTTGACAGAGGTCCAATTGGATGcttttaaaattcattaaacaaCTAACGTCATGAGGTGTCATAGCATACACAACGGTGAGCGTGAGcgggacggcgtccgtccgccgctggcacggcgctgctcgatgcatcgagcacgtccgtgccagcgagcaggtgacgtggcaaGCGTGGATTGGCCAACGGCTTAACCGTTggcaattttgatttttttaaaatcggtttttaattaaaaaatcgattaaaaataaaaatatatatattttcccactttccaaaaaaaatatatccgttttttacccatttttaattttttttttcattttttcccctaaaaatacacattttcatctataaataccctcactttcacacccaaaaattcacaccacactacacaattctcatctacagcCTCTCgtttccattctcatctacattatctcatcttcattctcaatctttcttccactcctacaacataacaatgtccggccacgacaatcaccccccgggctcccacggttggaaccccgattggttcggttcacaaccgtttcctagtccggaaacgaaatattcggcccctcctcaaacccaaagttcgggagttccgggtggctaccggtcttacccgatcgacgaccaagatgcccccgaagggcaatacagGTGGACActcgagcctagagcgaggtcgagcggcccctcccaaactctgactcctcctactcgaggtgtccgcacaccgtacactccggcggagatggagtaattgttcaaggcgttcttgttaatctccgaagatccggaggttggcacgaaccaatccgacgatcattattggtggcgcatctgtcgccggtacaatgaaaaccggccggcgggaacaatcgagcgcaacgagagtatggtgcgcaacgccatatacagagccaatgaagaaatccaaaagttccaggggtattacctccaggaagagcggtcggcggggagcggccggagcgaggtcaacatcatcagttccgccttgtcgacctaccaatccaagaactacaagtcgttcaagtacctcaacatttggcaggagacgcggtcgcatccgaagtataggggatgcgtaacatcctcctctagcggctcctccaaacggtcaaggtcggtatccctatccgacgccggctccaaAGACGTGGTTAGCCAACTTGTCGgggctaacttgggtagccccgacgccggccagAACGGTTcacaacgccgaccgcaaggaaggaagaaggcggcggccaaccgccgtcgcgccgcgactccatccggcgatgctcccgaacccgctcccgttcccgttccctatgcgccacctccacccccgtcaactcgttgtgggcgattttggcccaactcaatatggtcgATAGGTCAATTATGACCCccgcgcaacttcgatcgcatgaggccatgatattgggtctccaaaaacaattgggggtagtaccgccggatgaatagtcttccacatGGGTATTTTTAgcatttaattatgtaatttttaatttgtaggagtttaattatgtaatttttaatttttaggattttaattatgtagtttttattttttaggattttaattatttaatttttattttatttgtaatttgtaatattatttcagtttttttaatgaattttaatattatggaaatgttttatttaaattgaataatagaatggtaggaccattgtgctcgtccttgcggaagagcacggctgtgggtgttgtgctcttgcctaagagcaagcaaaaaaagtggggtcgggcccacaacccgTGTTCGTTGGCAAGAgaacggttgtggatgctctcaggAATGGAGGCGGACCGGGCCTTAAGTGTACTTCAAGGACATTGGACGATTGTCACAAGTCCAATGCATGTGTCTATTATATTGCATAATAAGATTATAGAAGATGAATGAAACAATTTAACAAATTGGATGAAGAAGTTGGTTCTAGCTTAGGAATTCAAGCCAACCCCAAAATTAAGGCGTGTCGCCTCAATTTTGAGACATATAGCAAGTCGGTGTGCTTCTCTACACGAAGAACAAGCTCAAAACTGTCTTCAACAAAATCTCATCGAAGAAGTTTGGTCACACACCAACTAATTTCAAGAATGAATTTTATTTAatctttaataaatttaaattgaataatctttggtatttaattaatataaatgttaataattaaataatgtatatTGGACTAGGCTGACCATTCAAATTTTTGTCCAAACTAGCCGAttagaaaatttgaaattttatgatAAATGAATCTGATTTAATCCGAATCATCCGAAAATCCAAAGTCCaaatctaaaatttaaaattcgaaCTATGAAATCTGAttcaaaaaatccaaaattgcataaaagtataaaaatctgaaaattcaatacaaaaatcataaatttcaaTATACAATTCCAAAATCTAAAAATCTAATACTACAAAAACACCATTAAAATTGTTAACACAAAGGTTTTATGTAGTACACAGTATTTGCTTGGGTTTATAATTATAATGAAAGTATATCACGTCCATTCTATGAAAATAGagactttttttcattttggtttatcccataaaaatagtcaaCTTCTACTTTTGATAATTCTTTTTTTCTAATGATGAGGTGAGCCTCATTCTGCACTAGTATACTCTAATATTTTCCCCTTCTATTattctcatactttaccaattatgcattaaaacttatgtcgtcccaaaagtttttatttttattagacggagggagtataaaaatatattttggattACTTCGGATTTCAAAATATCTTATCTGATCTGATCCGATAGTAacatctatttttaaaaaaaatctaatccgAACCGAATCGAAATCCGATGGAAATACAAAAAGATGTACAAATATCGAAGCAAATGCTTGAAAAATTTCATGAATATGACCTCCGTCTAGAGTAGATGTCACATATGGGGATATGGTACACAATTCTAGAAGATGTTATTTAGTGggttaaatagaaataaatggtAGTTGAATGCAttaatgaaaatggaaaaataggtATTGAAGACTTAGAAAATGTGGTTAACTATAATAATTGGTGaatattttttccaaaaaaaatgttacatcttttataagaataaaaaggaaaatatgacCGGATGGAGTAGTATTGGTAACATCCCAGACTCAAATCATGGGTAGTTTATATATGTGTAAATAAAGTATCGTTGTGTAAGAGATATATTAAATGAGTATTATATATGATGATATTTAATAAATGGTAATTGTGGTTAAATATGGCTAGCATATATTTATATGTGataaattttatattagtaATGGAATTCTTTGAATTtattatgaatatatatatatatatatatatatatatatatagggttttaatctatgcaaaactagatttaaatacagaaacgcagaacaatatcatgcgTAGGGCATGTTTAGGTCATTGTTAGTTTATGTTTAGGTCATACTAACAaaacatgacctaaaatgatcttaacatgacattaaactcaaatattataatatgacctaaaactgcttaattatgaccttccgtgtttttggttaattattgaccataagatcatctaatcctagggccaagatttgggctgcatttctggatttaaacacatacttgttttgatcatctccctatatatatatatatatatatatatatatatatatatatatatatatatatatatagggatgtgctCAAATCCTTTTCACCTATTAAATCCAATCTCCTTTTTAATCTCCACCCTTCATTTAGCCGATCCAATGGACAACATAAGTTATTCTAATAATCTGATTGCATGCCCTTTTTACGTGTGAAGGGTAAAAAAGAAATTGTGTTTTGTAGTTAGTTATGGAATGTGGCGTGAATTACTCCCTCAACGCTTATTGATTTTCCTCAGCAAATCTTGTTCAGATTTAGTTTAATGCGTTCTCCACAATCCCTTCTTTAGCCGAGTTCACACTGATAATCGACGAATATTTCGAGTGTAGAATCTAAATCTCACGATTACGGTTCCTCCCCGGTATTTCGAGtgtcaatggaagaaggtaatatTGCAATTTTTGGAGAAGTGTACTGAAATAATTCTGTCAATTGTTAGTATCTGGAAAAGATATGTCGATTATCAGTGTGAGTTGGTTGATTATCAGTGGTTTAATATGCGAAATGGTGCCATCCGTTTACTGTTTGGTGTAATATTGCAGATCCTTACAATTGTAATTGTTAATTCAGCCGCGCGACCCAATAGGTGAATTAATCATCGAATTCACGTttcatgtttgtgtgtttgGGTATTGGTTTATTGAATCATTTTAGGCGTTTAGATGTTTTGTTGTTGCTACGGTTTATTCAAGCTTGTAGGTGTTGTTATTTCATGTGACATTGGCTTTCAATCATTCCCGTAGGGTTCCCGATTTCTGGGCCCAGGTTTGTGGTATAATATGCGATTCAAAACATTTACGTAGGTTTAACATTGAATGAGtagttataaaaaattatacttgTAATGTATAATTTTGATTATGTAATGCACTGGTTGATGTTTTATAATGTGTAGTATATATCATATAATGCATCTATAGTGTAACATGTATAATGTTTCGTGTTAACATGTATAATGTTTCGTGTTTGTAACATGTCTGAGTTGCGTTAGAATTAACTAAACTCaggaattacaattttattgacaGACATTCTGCCCATTAGCAATCTGCAATTTCATCTGGGCCCCAGTGCCGACACATGTACTTAACGTACCAAATAATGCTGTAATTTCGAACACATGATGAACTAAAATAGCATAATAATGCATATGATATGTACTTATATTCAGCACCGAGGACAGAAGGCCCAGTATGAAAAATGCATTATGCATTTAAAAGTCCCTCTAATGTAGATTTCAAGCCACATAATGCCCACAATATAATGATGTAATTTTTAACACATGATGAACTAAAATAACCTAATAATGCATATGATGCGTACTTATATTCAGCACCGAGGACATAGAAaaacataatgcattaaaaagtACCTTTAATGTAAATatcaaaccaaataatgcacacaatGTAATAAAGCATGTAAATGGCTATATAATGCATGAAAATGGCCACATAATGCATAGAATTGCAGTTAAATTCATAATGCATAATGAATGGCTAATACGTATAATTCAATAAGCTCACCTtagtaatgtaatttttatctAGCATAATGAATGGACTTTAATATTTAATGCAGAATGCATAATGCATAATGCATTTAATTGTCCATGTAATGCATGAAAATGGCTATGTAATGCAGGCCATGGCCATTTAATGATTAACGCAATGTGGGCATCT
This sequence is a window from Salvia splendens isolate huo1 chromosome 14, SspV2, whole genome shotgun sequence. Protein-coding genes within it:
- the LOC121765229 gene encoding GPI mannosyltransferase 2-like isoform X2 translates to MASTSRALRSADTNTNRHTPSCLCFPSASLFSQNQCAVFAPLVPLIGYRAVLGLSGYVINNIAFVFAAFYLYRLSVIVMKDEKVALRAAILFCFNPASVFYSSVYSESLFAVLSIGGLYHFMNGNYNYATLWLALSGCARSNGVLNAGYICYHAMKQLKEAYFSRKRSYLLIVTILLAGALRSIFIFGPFISFQAYGYLNMCMGRSVAELRPWCKARLPLLYNYIQSHYWGVGFLRYFQVKQLPNFLLASPILSLALCSIVYYVKLWPEVFLSLGLRVSQKESKMVGSSLSTGPEGQASTAGILEYSATNLSQDSGDLKLRKKTVRREKMVIEPSKDKAPERLQCDPVVILPFALHLSFMVATAFFVMHVQVSTRFLSASPLIYWFASHIIGSGKRWGHFIWAYSAAYIFIGTLLFSNFYPFT
- the LOC121765229 gene encoding GPI mannosyltransferase 2-like isoform X1; this translates as MRASGNRLGAHTRRLLRYAVASRFLVVALIIFWRSLLSPYDTSASINPPCLSATNSSSPLPPVLLPRVGSAIERSIVWDGVYFARIAECGYEYEQTYAFLPLLPLCVTIFSKSVFAPLVPLIGYRAVLGLSGYVINNIAFVFAAFYLYRLSVIVMKDEKVALRAAILFCFNPASVFYSSVYSESLFAVLSIGGLYHFMNGNYNYATLWLALSGCARSNGVLNAGYICYHAMKQLKEAYFSRKRSYLLIVTILLAGALRSIFIFGPFISFQAYGYLNMCMGRSVAELRPWCKARLPLLYNYIQSHYWGVGFLRYFQVKQLPNFLLASPILSLALCSIVYYVKLWPEVFLSLGLRVSQKESKMVGSSLSTGPEGQASTAGILEYSATNLSQDSGDLKLRKKTVRREKMVIEPSKDKAPERLQCDPVVILPFALHLSFMVATAFFVMHVQVSTRFLSASPLIYWFASHIIGSGKRWGHFIWAYSAAYIFIGTLLFSNFYPFT